A genomic window from Macaca mulatta isolate MMU2019108-1 chromosome 19, T2T-MMU8v2.0, whole genome shotgun sequence includes:
- the PAF1 gene encoding RNA polymerase II-associated factor 1 homolog isoform X3, whose product MATATNVPRSGVVCRVKYCNSLPDIPFDPKFITYPFDQNRFVQYKATSLEKQHKHDLLTEPDLGVTIDLINPDTYRIDPNVLLDPADEKLLEEEIQAPTSSKRSQQHAKVVPWMRKTEYISTEFNRYGISNEKPEVKIGVSVKQQFTEEEIYKDRDSQITAIEKTFEDAQKSISQHYSKPRVTPVEVMPVFPDFKMWINPCAQVIFDSDPAPKDTSGAAALEMMSQAMIRGMMDEEGNQFVAYFLPVEETLKKRKRDQEEEMDYAPDDVYDYKIAREYNWNVKNKASKGYEENYFFIFREGDGVYYNELETRVRLSKRRAKAGVQSGTNALLVVKHRDMNEKELEAQEARKAQLENHEPEEEEEEEMETEEKEAGGSDEEQEKGSSSEKEGSEDERSGSESEREEVDRDEASDKSGSGEDESSEDEARAARDKEEIFGSDADSEDDADSDDEDRGPAQGGSDNDSDSGSNGGGQRSHSRSRSASPFPSGSEHSAQEDGSEAAASDSSEADSDSD is encoded by the exons CAG CCACTAACGTTCCTAGGTCTGGAGTGGTCTGCCGAGTCAAGTACTGCAATAGCCTCCCTGATATCCCCTTCGACCCCAAGTTCATCACCTACCCCTTCGACCAGAACAG GTTCGTCCAGTACAAAGCCACTTCGTTGGAGAAACAGCACAAACATGACCTCCTGACTGAGCCAGACCTGGGGGTCACCATCGATCTCATCAATCCTGACACCTACCGCATCGACCCCAATG TTCTTCTAGATCCAGCTGATGAGAAACTTTTGGAAGAGGAGATTCAGGCCCCCACCAGCTCCAAGAG ATCCCAGCAGCACGCGAAGGTGGTGCCATGGATGCGAAAGACAGAGTACATCTCCACTGAGTTTAACCGTTACGGCATCTCCAATGAGAAGCCTGAGGTCAA GATTGGGGTTTCTGTGAAGCAGCAGTTTACCGAGGAAGAAATATACAAAGACAGGGATAGCCAGATCACAGCCATTGAGAAGACTTTTGAGGATGCCCAGAAATCA ATCTCCCAGCACTACAGCAAACCCCGAGTCACACCGGTGGAGGTCATGCCTGTCTTCCCAGACTTTAAG ATGTGGATCAATCCATGTGCTCAGGTGATCTTTGACTCAGACCCAGCCCCCAAGGACACAAGTGGCGCAGCTGCGTTGGAGATGATGTCTCAGGCCATGATTAG GGGCATGATGGATGAGGAAGGGAACCAGTTTGTGGCCTATTTCCTGCCTGTAGAAGAGACGTTGAAGAAACGAAAGCGGGaccaggaggaggagatggacTATGCACCAGATGATGT GTATGACTACAAAATTGCTCGGGAGTACAACTGGAACGTGAAGAACAAAGCTAGCAAGGGCTATGAGGAAAACTACTTCTTCATCTTCCGAGAAGGTGACGGGGTTTACTACAATGAGTTGGAAACCAG GGTCCGCCTTAGTAAGCGCCGGGCCAAGGCTGGGGTTCAGTCAGGCACCAATGCCCTGCTTGTGGTCAAACATCGGGACATGAATGAGAAGGAACTGGAAGCTCAG GAGGCACGGAAGGCCCAGCTAGAAAACCACGAaccagaggaggaagaggaagaggagatggagacagaagagaaagaagctgggGGCTCAG ATGAGGAGCAGGAGAAAGGCAGCAGCAGTGAGAAGGAGGGCAGTGAAGATGAGCGTTCGGGCAGCGAGAGTGAACGGGAGGAAGTTGACAGGGACGAGGCCAGTGACAAGAGTGGCAGTGGTGAGGACGAGAGCAGCGAGGATGAGGCCCGGGCTGCCCGTGACAAAGAGGAGATCTTTGGCAGTGATGCTGATTCAGAGGATGATGCTGACTCTGATGATGAGGACAGAGGACCAGCCCAAGGTGGCAGTGACAATGATTCGGACAGCGGCAGCAATGGGGGTGGCCAGCGGAGCCACAGCCGAAGCCGCAGTGCCAGTCCCTTCCCCAGTGGCAGCGAGCACTCGGCCCAGGAGGATGGCAGTGAAGCTGCAGCTTCTGATTCCAGTGAAGCTGATAGTGACAGTGACTGA
- the PAF1 gene encoding RNA polymerase II-associated factor 1 homolog isoform X2: MAPTIQTQAQREDGHRSGVVCRVKYCNSLPDIPFDPKFITYPFDQNRFVQYKATSLEKQHKHDLLTEPDLGVTIDLINPDTYRIDPNVLLDPADEKLLEEEIQAPTSSKRSQQHAKVVPWMRKTEYISTEFNRYGISNEKPEVKIGVSVKQQFTEEEIYKDRDSQITAIEKTFEDAQKSISQHYSKPRVTPVEVMPVFPDFKMWINPCAQVIFDSDPAPKDTSGAAALEMMSQAMIRGMMDEEGNQFVAYFLPVEETLKKRKRDQEEEMDYAPDDVYDYKIAREYNWNVKNKASKGYEENYFFIFREGDGVYYNELETRVRLSKRRAKAGVQSGTNALLVVKHRDMNEKELEAQEARKAQLENHEPEEEEEEEMETEEKEAGGSDEEQEKGSSSEKEGSEDERSGSESEREEVDRDEASDKSGSGEDESSEDEARAARDKEEIFGSDADSEDDADSDDEDRGPAQGGSDNDSDSGSNGGGQRSHSRSRSASPFPSGSEHSAQEDGSEAAASDSSEADSDSD, translated from the exons CAG GTCTGGAGTGGTCTGCCGAGTCAAGTACTGCAATAGCCTCCCTGATATCCCCTTCGACCCCAAGTTCATCACCTACCCCTTCGACCAGAACAG GTTCGTCCAGTACAAAGCCACTTCGTTGGAGAAACAGCACAAACATGACCTCCTGACTGAGCCAGACCTGGGGGTCACCATCGATCTCATCAATCCTGACACCTACCGCATCGACCCCAATG TTCTTCTAGATCCAGCTGATGAGAAACTTTTGGAAGAGGAGATTCAGGCCCCCACCAGCTCCAAGAG ATCCCAGCAGCACGCGAAGGTGGTGCCATGGATGCGAAAGACAGAGTACATCTCCACTGAGTTTAACCGTTACGGCATCTCCAATGAGAAGCCTGAGGTCAA GATTGGGGTTTCTGTGAAGCAGCAGTTTACCGAGGAAGAAATATACAAAGACAGGGATAGCCAGATCACAGCCATTGAGAAGACTTTTGAGGATGCCCAGAAATCA ATCTCCCAGCACTACAGCAAACCCCGAGTCACACCGGTGGAGGTCATGCCTGTCTTCCCAGACTTTAAG ATGTGGATCAATCCATGTGCTCAGGTGATCTTTGACTCAGACCCAGCCCCCAAGGACACAAGTGGCGCAGCTGCGTTGGAGATGATGTCTCAGGCCATGATTAG GGGCATGATGGATGAGGAAGGGAACCAGTTTGTGGCCTATTTCCTGCCTGTAGAAGAGACGTTGAAGAAACGAAAGCGGGaccaggaggaggagatggacTATGCACCAGATGATGT GTATGACTACAAAATTGCTCGGGAGTACAACTGGAACGTGAAGAACAAAGCTAGCAAGGGCTATGAGGAAAACTACTTCTTCATCTTCCGAGAAGGTGACGGGGTTTACTACAATGAGTTGGAAACCAG GGTCCGCCTTAGTAAGCGCCGGGCCAAGGCTGGGGTTCAGTCAGGCACCAATGCCCTGCTTGTGGTCAAACATCGGGACATGAATGAGAAGGAACTGGAAGCTCAG GAGGCACGGAAGGCCCAGCTAGAAAACCACGAaccagaggaggaagaggaagaggagatggagacagaagagaaagaagctgggGGCTCAG ATGAGGAGCAGGAGAAAGGCAGCAGCAGTGAGAAGGAGGGCAGTGAAGATGAGCGTTCGGGCAGCGAGAGTGAACGGGAGGAAGTTGACAGGGACGAGGCCAGTGACAAGAGTGGCAGTGGTGAGGACGAGAGCAGCGAGGATGAGGCCCGGGCTGCCCGTGACAAAGAGGAGATCTTTGGCAGTGATGCTGATTCAGAGGATGATGCTGACTCTGATGATGAGGACAGAGGACCAGCCCAAGGTGGCAGTGACAATGATTCGGACAGCGGCAGCAATGGGGGTGGCCAGCGGAGCCACAGCCGAAGCCGCAGTGCCAGTCCCTTCCCCAGTGGCAGCGAGCACTCGGCCCAGGAGGATGGCAGTGAAGCTGCAGCTTCTGATTCCAGTGAAGCTGATAGTGACAGTGACTGA
- the PAF1 gene encoding RNA polymerase II-associated factor 1 homolog isoform X1: MAPTIQTQAQREDGHRPNSHRTLPERSGVVCRVKYCNSLPDIPFDPKFITYPFDQNRFVQYKATSLEKQHKHDLLTEPDLGVTIDLINPDTYRIDPNVLLDPADEKLLEEEIQAPTSSKRSQQHAKVVPWMRKTEYISTEFNRYGISNEKPEVKIGVSVKQQFTEEEIYKDRDSQITAIEKTFEDAQKSISQHYSKPRVTPVEVMPVFPDFKMWINPCAQVIFDSDPAPKDTSGAAALEMMSQAMIRGMMDEEGNQFVAYFLPVEETLKKRKRDQEEEMDYAPDDVYDYKIAREYNWNVKNKASKGYEENYFFIFREGDGVYYNELETRVRLSKRRAKAGVQSGTNALLVVKHRDMNEKELEAQEARKAQLENHEPEEEEEEEMETEEKEAGGSDEEQEKGSSSEKEGSEDERSGSESEREEVDRDEASDKSGSGEDESSEDEARAARDKEEIFGSDADSEDDADSDDEDRGPAQGGSDNDSDSGSNGGGQRSHSRSRSASPFPSGSEHSAQEDGSEAAASDSSEADSDSD; encoded by the exons CAG GCCCAATTCCCACCGGACTCTGCCTGAGAG GTCTGGAGTGGTCTGCCGAGTCAAGTACTGCAATAGCCTCCCTGATATCCCCTTCGACCCCAAGTTCATCACCTACCCCTTCGACCAGAACAG GTTCGTCCAGTACAAAGCCACTTCGTTGGAGAAACAGCACAAACATGACCTCCTGACTGAGCCAGACCTGGGGGTCACCATCGATCTCATCAATCCTGACACCTACCGCATCGACCCCAATG TTCTTCTAGATCCAGCTGATGAGAAACTTTTGGAAGAGGAGATTCAGGCCCCCACCAGCTCCAAGAG ATCCCAGCAGCACGCGAAGGTGGTGCCATGGATGCGAAAGACAGAGTACATCTCCACTGAGTTTAACCGTTACGGCATCTCCAATGAGAAGCCTGAGGTCAA GATTGGGGTTTCTGTGAAGCAGCAGTTTACCGAGGAAGAAATATACAAAGACAGGGATAGCCAGATCACAGCCATTGAGAAGACTTTTGAGGATGCCCAGAAATCA ATCTCCCAGCACTACAGCAAACCCCGAGTCACACCGGTGGAGGTCATGCCTGTCTTCCCAGACTTTAAG ATGTGGATCAATCCATGTGCTCAGGTGATCTTTGACTCAGACCCAGCCCCCAAGGACACAAGTGGCGCAGCTGCGTTGGAGATGATGTCTCAGGCCATGATTAG GGGCATGATGGATGAGGAAGGGAACCAGTTTGTGGCCTATTTCCTGCCTGTAGAAGAGACGTTGAAGAAACGAAAGCGGGaccaggaggaggagatggacTATGCACCAGATGATGT GTATGACTACAAAATTGCTCGGGAGTACAACTGGAACGTGAAGAACAAAGCTAGCAAGGGCTATGAGGAAAACTACTTCTTCATCTTCCGAGAAGGTGACGGGGTTTACTACAATGAGTTGGAAACCAG GGTCCGCCTTAGTAAGCGCCGGGCCAAGGCTGGGGTTCAGTCAGGCACCAATGCCCTGCTTGTGGTCAAACATCGGGACATGAATGAGAAGGAACTGGAAGCTCAG GAGGCACGGAAGGCCCAGCTAGAAAACCACGAaccagaggaggaagaggaagaggagatggagacagaagagaaagaagctgggGGCTCAG ATGAGGAGCAGGAGAAAGGCAGCAGCAGTGAGAAGGAGGGCAGTGAAGATGAGCGTTCGGGCAGCGAGAGTGAACGGGAGGAAGTTGACAGGGACGAGGCCAGTGACAAGAGTGGCAGTGGTGAGGACGAGAGCAGCGAGGATGAGGCCCGGGCTGCCCGTGACAAAGAGGAGATCTTTGGCAGTGATGCTGATTCAGAGGATGATGCTGACTCTGATGATGAGGACAGAGGACCAGCCCAAGGTGGCAGTGACAATGATTCGGACAGCGGCAGCAATGGGGGTGGCCAGCGGAGCCACAGCCGAAGCCGCAGTGCCAGTCCCTTCCCCAGTGGCAGCGAGCACTCGGCCCAGGAGGATGGCAGTGAAGCTGCAGCTTCTGATTCCAGTGAAGCTGATAGTGACAGTGACTGA
- the PAF1 gene encoding RNA polymerase II-associated factor 1 homolog isoform X4 — MAPTIQTQAQREDGHRSGVVCRVKYCNSLPDIPFDPKFITYPFDQNRFVQYKATSLEKQHKHDLLTEPDLGVTIDLINPDTYRIDPNVLLDPADEKLLEEEIQAPTSSKRSQQHAKVVPWMRKTEYISTEFNRYGISNEKPEVKIGVSVKQQFTEEEIYKDRDSQITAIEKTFEDAQKSISQHYSKPRVTPVEVMPVFPDFKMWINPCAQVIFDSDPAPKDTSGAAALEMMSQAMIRGMMDEEGNQFVAYFLPVEETLKKRKRDQEEEMDYAPDDVYDYKIAREYNWNVKNKASKGYEENYFFIFREGDGVYYNELETRVRLSKRRAKAGVQSGTNALLVVKHRDMNEKELEAQEARKAQLENHEPEEEEEEEMETEEKEAGGSVMLIQRMMLTLMMRTEDQPKVAVTMIRTAAAMGVASGATAEAAVPVPSPVAASTRPRRMAVKLQLLIPVKLIVTVTESQGIQGWFRHHYYEQDGTFLVVCL, encoded by the exons CAG GTCTGGAGTGGTCTGCCGAGTCAAGTACTGCAATAGCCTCCCTGATATCCCCTTCGACCCCAAGTTCATCACCTACCCCTTCGACCAGAACAG GTTCGTCCAGTACAAAGCCACTTCGTTGGAGAAACAGCACAAACATGACCTCCTGACTGAGCCAGACCTGGGGGTCACCATCGATCTCATCAATCCTGACACCTACCGCATCGACCCCAATG TTCTTCTAGATCCAGCTGATGAGAAACTTTTGGAAGAGGAGATTCAGGCCCCCACCAGCTCCAAGAG ATCCCAGCAGCACGCGAAGGTGGTGCCATGGATGCGAAAGACAGAGTACATCTCCACTGAGTTTAACCGTTACGGCATCTCCAATGAGAAGCCTGAGGTCAA GATTGGGGTTTCTGTGAAGCAGCAGTTTACCGAGGAAGAAATATACAAAGACAGGGATAGCCAGATCACAGCCATTGAGAAGACTTTTGAGGATGCCCAGAAATCA ATCTCCCAGCACTACAGCAAACCCCGAGTCACACCGGTGGAGGTCATGCCTGTCTTCCCAGACTTTAAG ATGTGGATCAATCCATGTGCTCAGGTGATCTTTGACTCAGACCCAGCCCCCAAGGACACAAGTGGCGCAGCTGCGTTGGAGATGATGTCTCAGGCCATGATTAG GGGCATGATGGATGAGGAAGGGAACCAGTTTGTGGCCTATTTCCTGCCTGTAGAAGAGACGTTGAAGAAACGAAAGCGGGaccaggaggaggagatggacTATGCACCAGATGATGT GTATGACTACAAAATTGCTCGGGAGTACAACTGGAACGTGAAGAACAAAGCTAGCAAGGGCTATGAGGAAAACTACTTCTTCATCTTCCGAGAAGGTGACGGGGTTTACTACAATGAGTTGGAAACCAG GGTCCGCCTTAGTAAGCGCCGGGCCAAGGCTGGGGTTCAGTCAGGCACCAATGCCCTGCTTGTGGTCAAACATCGGGACATGAATGAGAAGGAACTGGAAGCTCAG GAGGCACGGAAGGCCCAGCTAGAAAACCACGAaccagaggaggaagaggaagaggagatggagacagaagagaaagaagctgggGGCTCAG TGATGCTGATTCAGAGGATGATGCTGACTCTGATGATGAGGACAGAGGACCAGCCCAAGGTGGCAGTGACAATGATTCGGACAGCGGCAGCAATGGGGGTGGCCAGCGGAGCCACAGCCGAAGCCGCAGTGCCAGTCCCTTCCCCAGTGGCAGCGAGCACTCGGCCCAGGAGGATGGCAGTGAAGCTGCAGCTTCTGATTCCAGTGAAGCTGATAGTGACAGTGACTGAGTCCCAGGGCATTCAGGGCTGGTTCAGACACCATTATTATGAGCAGGATGGCACTTTTCTAGTGGTCTGTTTGTGA